The Falco naumanni isolate bFalNau1 chromosome 1, bFalNau1.pat, whole genome shotgun sequence genome window below encodes:
- the RHOF gene encoding rho-related GTP-binding protein RhoF isoform X1 codes for MAAANGALAEGAAAGSRGSAAAPSGRRELKVVIVGDGGCGKTSLLMVYAKGTFPEQYAPSVFEKYTTSVTVGKKEVTLTLYDTAGQEDYDRLRPLSYQNTNVVLICYDVMNPTSYDNVAAKWYPEVNHFCRGVPLVLIGCKTDLRKDKEQLRKLRASKQEPITYNQGEAVCQQINAEIYLECSAKCRENIENVFKEATIIALNAMKKAKRQKKRTVCSVL; via the exons ATGGCGGCGGCCAACGGGGCCCTGGCCGAGGGCGCGGCGGCGGGTTCCCgcggcagcgcggccgccccgtcgggcaggagggagctgaaGGTGGTGATCGTGGGGGACGGCGGCTGCGGGAAGACGTCGCTGCTGATGGTGTACGCCAAGGGCACCTTCCCCGAG CAATACGCGCCGTCCGTCTTCGAGAAGTATACTACCAGCGTGACGGTGGGCAAGAAGGAGGTCACCCTGACCCTGTACGACACGGCAG ggcAGGAGGATTACGATCGGCTACGACCGCTTTCTTACCAGAACACAAACGTCGTGTTAATTTGTTACGATGTCATGAACCCCACTAGCTATGATAATGTAGCAGCTAAG TGGTATCCTGAAGTGAATCACTTCTGCCGAGGTGTCCCACTTGTACTGATCGGCTGCAAGACAGACCTTCGGAAAGACAAAGAACAGTTGCGCAAGCTCAGGGCTTCTAAGCAGGAACCCATTACTTACAACCAG GGGGAAGCAGTTTGTCAGCAGATCAATGCAGAAATTTATCTGGAGTGCTCAGCAAAATGTCGTGAAAacatagaaaatgtttttaaagaagcaacAATCATTGCACTGAATGCCATGAAAAAAGCCAAGCGCCAAAAGAAACGGACAGTGTGCTCAGTGTTATGA
- the RHOF gene encoding rho-related GTP-binding protein RhoF isoform X2: MAAANGALAEGAAAGSRGSAAAPSGRRELKVVIVGDGGCGKTSLLMVYAKGTFPEQYAPSVFEKYTTSVTVGKKEVTLTLYDTAGQEDYDRLRPLSYQNTNVVLICYDVMNPTSYDNVAAKWYPEVNHFCRGVPLVLIGCKTDLRKDKEQLRKLRASKQEPITYNQPSFSSHLRARTAAFKLFDAQVQGTRGKQFVSRSMQKFIWSAQQNVVKT, translated from the exons ATGGCGGCGGCCAACGGGGCCCTGGCCGAGGGCGCGGCGGCGGGTTCCCgcggcagcgcggccgccccgtcgggcaggagggagctgaaGGTGGTGATCGTGGGGGACGGCGGCTGCGGGAAGACGTCGCTGCTGATGGTGTACGCCAAGGGCACCTTCCCCGAG CAATACGCGCCGTCCGTCTTCGAGAAGTATACTACCAGCGTGACGGTGGGCAAGAAGGAGGTCACCCTGACCCTGTACGACACGGCAG ggcAGGAGGATTACGATCGGCTACGACCGCTTTCTTACCAGAACACAAACGTCGTGTTAATTTGTTACGATGTCATGAACCCCACTAGCTATGATAATGTAGCAGCTAAG TGGTATCCTGAAGTGAATCACTTCTGCCGAGGTGTCCCACTTGTACTGATCGGCTGCAAGACAGACCTTCGGAAAGACAAAGAACAGTTGCGCAAGCTCAGGGCTTCTAAGCAGGAACCCATTACTTACAACCAG CCATCCTTCTCATCTCATCTCAGAGCAagaacagcagctttcaaaCTGTTTGATGCACAAGTCCAGGGAACAAG GGGGAAGCAGTTTGTCAGCAGATCAATGCAGAAATTTATCTGGAGTGCTCAGCAAAATGTCGTGAAAacatag
- the TMEM120B gene encoding transmembrane protein 120B isoform X4 — MRLQLERCRCEWRELEKEFRQLQETHKVYRQKLEEVTSLQTACSSSIHRQKKTLRDLKHSLQRCKPRASPEEFALIQEISSQIKERQNAFFDMEAYLPKKNGLYLNLVLGNVNVTLLSNQAKFAYKDEYEKFKLYLTIILLLGAVACRFILHYRVTDEVFNFLLVWYYCTLTIRESILISNGSRIKGWWVSHHYVSTFLSGVMLTWPDGLMYQMFRSQFLAFSIFQSCVQFLQYYYQRGCLYRLRALGERNHLDLTVGFQSWMWRGLTFLLPFLFFGHFWQLYNAITLFGLSRHEECKEWQVFVLAFTFLLLFLGNFLTTLKVVHTKLQKNKDKTKKL; from the exons atgaggctgcagctggagcgGTGCCGCTGCGAGTGGCgggagctggagaaggagtTCCGGCAGCTCCAG GAAACACACAAAGTTTACAGGCAGAAACTGGAAGAAGTCACCAGCTTGCAgacagcctgcagcagctccatACACCGGCAGAAGAAGACACTAAGGGATCTGAAGCACAGCTTGCAACG gTGCAAGCCTAGAGCAAGTCCTGAAGAGTTTGCCCTCATTCAGGAGATCAGCAGCCAGATCAAGGAGAGGCAAAATGCCTTCTTTGACATGGAAGCCTACTTGCCGAAGAAGAACGG cttGTACTTAAATCTGGTGCTGGGAAACGTGAATGTAACTCTCCTCAGTAACCAAGCGAA ATTTGCCTACAAGGATGAGTATGAGAAGTTCAAGCTTTATCTGACGATAATCTTGTTACTTGGGGCTGTCGCCTGCAGGTTTATTCTCCACTACAG GGTGACAGATGAAGTGTTTAACTTTCTGTTGGTCTGGTATTACTGCACACTGACGATACGGGAAAGCATTCTCATTAGCAATGGATCAAG gatCAAAGGCTGGTGGGTGTCTCATCACTACGTTTCCACATTCCTGTCTGGAGTAATGTTAACGTG gCCAGATGGACTCATGTATCAGATGTTTCGCAGTcaatttttagcattttcaatatttcaga gTTGTGTTCAGTTCCTACAGTATTATTATCAGAGGGGCTGCCTTTACAGACTCCGTGCTCTGGGGGAGAGAAACCACTTGGACCTTACAGTAG GATTTCAGTCCTGGATGTGGCGGGGGCTGAcgtttctccttcccttcttgtTCTTTGGGCAC TTCTGGCAGCTATATAACGCAATCACGCTTTTTGGATTGTCGAGGCATGAGGAGTGCAAAGAATGGCAG GTTTTTGTGTTGGCTTTCACgtttctgctgctcttcctcGGGAACTTCCTCACTACTCTCAAAGTGGTGCACACTAAactccagaaaaacaaagataaaacgAAGAAGCTGTGA
- the TMEM120B gene encoding transmembrane protein 120B isoform X3, with protein sequence MRLQLERCRCEWRELEKEFRQLQETHKVYRQKLEEVTSLQTACSSSIHRQKKTLRDLKHSLQRCKPRASPEEFALIQEISSQIKERQNAFFDMEAYLPKKNGLYLNLVLGNVNVTLLSNQAKFAYKDEYEKFKLYLTIILLLGAVACRFILHYRVTDEVFNFLLVWYYCTLTIRESILISNGSRIKGWWVSHHYVSTFLSGVMLTWPDGLMYQMFRSQFLAFSIFQSCVQFLQYYYQRGCLYRLRALGERNHLDLTVEGFQSWMWRGLTFLLPFLFFGHFWQLYNAITLFGLSRHEECKEWQVFVLAFTFLLLFLGNFLTTLKVVHTKLQKNKDKTKKL encoded by the exons atgaggctgcagctggagcgGTGCCGCTGCGAGTGGCgggagctggagaaggagtTCCGGCAGCTCCAG GAAACACACAAAGTTTACAGGCAGAAACTGGAAGAAGTCACCAGCTTGCAgacagcctgcagcagctccatACACCGGCAGAAGAAGACACTAAGGGATCTGAAGCACAGCTTGCAACG gTGCAAGCCTAGAGCAAGTCCTGAAGAGTTTGCCCTCATTCAGGAGATCAGCAGCCAGATCAAGGAGAGGCAAAATGCCTTCTTTGACATGGAAGCCTACTTGCCGAAGAAGAACGG cttGTACTTAAATCTGGTGCTGGGAAACGTGAATGTAACTCTCCTCAGTAACCAAGCGAA ATTTGCCTACAAGGATGAGTATGAGAAGTTCAAGCTTTATCTGACGATAATCTTGTTACTTGGGGCTGTCGCCTGCAGGTTTATTCTCCACTACAG GGTGACAGATGAAGTGTTTAACTTTCTGTTGGTCTGGTATTACTGCACACTGACGATACGGGAAAGCATTCTCATTAGCAATGGATCAAG gatCAAAGGCTGGTGGGTGTCTCATCACTACGTTTCCACATTCCTGTCTGGAGTAATGTTAACGTG gCCAGATGGACTCATGTATCAGATGTTTCGCAGTcaatttttagcattttcaatatttcaga gTTGTGTTCAGTTCCTACAGTATTATTATCAGAGGGGCTGCCTTTACAGACTCCGTGCTCTGGGGGAGAGAAACCACTTGGACCTTACAGTAG AAGGATTTCAGTCCTGGATGTGGCGGGGGCTGAcgtttctccttcccttcttgtTCTTTGGGCAC TTCTGGCAGCTATATAACGCAATCACGCTTTTTGGATTGTCGAGGCATGAGGAGTGCAAAGAATGGCAG GTTTTTGTGTTGGCTTTCACgtttctgctgctcttcctcGGGAACTTCCTCACTACTCTCAAAGTGGTGCACACTAAactccagaaaaacaaagataaaacgAAGAAGCTGTGA
- the TMEM120B gene encoding transmembrane protein 120B isoform X5: MRLQLERCRCEWRELEKEFRQLQETHKVYRQKLEEVTSLQTACSSSIHRQKKTLRDLKHSLQRCKPRASPEEFALIQEISSQIKERQNAFFDMEAYLPKKNGLYLNLVLGNVNVTLLSNQAKFAYKDEYEKFKLYLTIILLLGAVACRFILHYRVTDEVFNFLLVWYYCTLTIRESILISNGSRIKGWWVSHHYVSTFLSGVMLTWPDGLMYQMFRSQFLAFSIFQSCVQFLQYYYQRGCLYRLRALGERNHLDLTVEGFQSWMWRGLTFLLPFLFFGHFWQLYNAITLFGLSRHEECKEWQVRFCVGFHVSAALPRELPHYSQSGAH, translated from the exons atgaggctgcagctggagcgGTGCCGCTGCGAGTGGCgggagctggagaaggagtTCCGGCAGCTCCAG GAAACACACAAAGTTTACAGGCAGAAACTGGAAGAAGTCACCAGCTTGCAgacagcctgcagcagctccatACACCGGCAGAAGAAGACACTAAGGGATCTGAAGCACAGCTTGCAACG gTGCAAGCCTAGAGCAAGTCCTGAAGAGTTTGCCCTCATTCAGGAGATCAGCAGCCAGATCAAGGAGAGGCAAAATGCCTTCTTTGACATGGAAGCCTACTTGCCGAAGAAGAACGG cttGTACTTAAATCTGGTGCTGGGAAACGTGAATGTAACTCTCCTCAGTAACCAAGCGAA ATTTGCCTACAAGGATGAGTATGAGAAGTTCAAGCTTTATCTGACGATAATCTTGTTACTTGGGGCTGTCGCCTGCAGGTTTATTCTCCACTACAG GGTGACAGATGAAGTGTTTAACTTTCTGTTGGTCTGGTATTACTGCACACTGACGATACGGGAAAGCATTCTCATTAGCAATGGATCAAG gatCAAAGGCTGGTGGGTGTCTCATCACTACGTTTCCACATTCCTGTCTGGAGTAATGTTAACGTG gCCAGATGGACTCATGTATCAGATGTTTCGCAGTcaatttttagcattttcaatatttcaga gTTGTGTTCAGTTCCTACAGTATTATTATCAGAGGGGCTGCCTTTACAGACTCCGTGCTCTGGGGGAGAGAAACCACTTGGACCTTACAGTAG AAGGATTTCAGTCCTGGATGTGGCGGGGGCTGAcgtttctccttcccttcttgtTCTTTGGGCAC TTCTGGCAGCTATATAACGCAATCACGCTTTTTGGATTGTCGAGGCATGAGGAGTGCAAAGAATGGCAGGTAC GTTTTTGTGTTGGCTTTCACgtttctgctgctcttcctcGGGAACTTCCTCACTACTCTCAAAGTGGTGCACACTAA
- the TMEM120B gene encoding transmembrane protein 120B isoform X1 — translation MRLQLERCRCEWRELEKEFRQLQETHKVYRQKLEEVTSLQTACSSSIHRQKKTLRDLKHSLQRCKPRASPEEFALIQEISSQIKERQNAFFDMEAYLPKKNGLYLNLVLGNVNVTLLSNQAKFAYKDEYEKFKLYLTIILLLGAVACRFILHYRVTDEVFNFLLVWYYCTLTIRESILISNGSRIKGWWVSHHYVSTFLSGVMLTWPDGLMYQMFRSQFLAFSIFQSCVQFLQYYYQRGCLYRLRALGERNHLDLTVEGFQSWMWRGLTFLLPFLFFGHVSCWAILFLPLWRGAWEGLPLRLQHHKKLLCVTRACGKCFEGFQGWLLLFCFLQVMKLLPPPHSLVVLAAI, via the exons atgaggctgcagctggagcgGTGCCGCTGCGAGTGGCgggagctggagaaggagtTCCGGCAGCTCCAG GAAACACACAAAGTTTACAGGCAGAAACTGGAAGAAGTCACCAGCTTGCAgacagcctgcagcagctccatACACCGGCAGAAGAAGACACTAAGGGATCTGAAGCACAGCTTGCAACG gTGCAAGCCTAGAGCAAGTCCTGAAGAGTTTGCCCTCATTCAGGAGATCAGCAGCCAGATCAAGGAGAGGCAAAATGCCTTCTTTGACATGGAAGCCTACTTGCCGAAGAAGAACGG cttGTACTTAAATCTGGTGCTGGGAAACGTGAATGTAACTCTCCTCAGTAACCAAGCGAA ATTTGCCTACAAGGATGAGTATGAGAAGTTCAAGCTTTATCTGACGATAATCTTGTTACTTGGGGCTGTCGCCTGCAGGTTTATTCTCCACTACAG GGTGACAGATGAAGTGTTTAACTTTCTGTTGGTCTGGTATTACTGCACACTGACGATACGGGAAAGCATTCTCATTAGCAATGGATCAAG gatCAAAGGCTGGTGGGTGTCTCATCACTACGTTTCCACATTCCTGTCTGGAGTAATGTTAACGTG gCCAGATGGACTCATGTATCAGATGTTTCGCAGTcaatttttagcattttcaatatttcaga gTTGTGTTCAGTTCCTACAGTATTATTATCAGAGGGGCTGCCTTTACAGACTCCGTGCTCTGGGGGAGAGAAACCACTTGGACCTTACAGTAG AAGGATTTCAGTCCTGGATGTGGCGGGGGCTGAcgtttctccttcccttcttgtTCTTTGGGCACGTAAGTTGTTGGGCAATCCTGTTCCTCCCCCTGTGGCGCGGGGCCTGGGAGGGTCTGCCATTGCGGTTGCAGCACCATAAGAAGCTGCTTTGTGTCACACGTGCATGTGGCAAATGTTTTGAAGGGTTTCAgggttggttgttgttgttttgttttttgcaaGTAATGAAAttgcttcccccaccccactcccttGTAGTTCTGGCAGCTATATAA
- the TMEM120B gene encoding transmembrane protein 120B isoform X2 — translation MRLQLERCRCEWRELEKEFRQLQETHKVYRQKLEEVTSLQTACSSSIHRQKKTLRDLKHSLQRCKPRASPEEFALIQEISSQIKERQNAFFDMEAYLPKKNGLYLNLVLGNVNVTLLSNQAKFAYKDEYEKFKLYLTIILLLGAVACRFILHYRVTDEVFNFLLVWYYCTLTIRESILISNGSRIKGWWVSHHYVSTFLSGVMLTWPDGLMYQMFRSQFLAFSIFQSCVQFLQYYYQRGCLYRLRALGERNHLDLTVGFQSWMWRGLTFLLPFLFFGHVSCWAILFLPLWRGAWEGLPLRLQHHKKLLCVTRACGKCFEGFQGWLLLFCFLQVMKLLPPPHSLVVLAAI, via the exons atgaggctgcagctggagcgGTGCCGCTGCGAGTGGCgggagctggagaaggagtTCCGGCAGCTCCAG GAAACACACAAAGTTTACAGGCAGAAACTGGAAGAAGTCACCAGCTTGCAgacagcctgcagcagctccatACACCGGCAGAAGAAGACACTAAGGGATCTGAAGCACAGCTTGCAACG gTGCAAGCCTAGAGCAAGTCCTGAAGAGTTTGCCCTCATTCAGGAGATCAGCAGCCAGATCAAGGAGAGGCAAAATGCCTTCTTTGACATGGAAGCCTACTTGCCGAAGAAGAACGG cttGTACTTAAATCTGGTGCTGGGAAACGTGAATGTAACTCTCCTCAGTAACCAAGCGAA ATTTGCCTACAAGGATGAGTATGAGAAGTTCAAGCTTTATCTGACGATAATCTTGTTACTTGGGGCTGTCGCCTGCAGGTTTATTCTCCACTACAG GGTGACAGATGAAGTGTTTAACTTTCTGTTGGTCTGGTATTACTGCACACTGACGATACGGGAAAGCATTCTCATTAGCAATGGATCAAG gatCAAAGGCTGGTGGGTGTCTCATCACTACGTTTCCACATTCCTGTCTGGAGTAATGTTAACGTG gCCAGATGGACTCATGTATCAGATGTTTCGCAGTcaatttttagcattttcaatatttcaga gTTGTGTTCAGTTCCTACAGTATTATTATCAGAGGGGCTGCCTTTACAGACTCCGTGCTCTGGGGGAGAGAAACCACTTGGACCTTACAGTAG GATTTCAGTCCTGGATGTGGCGGGGGCTGAcgtttctccttcccttcttgtTCTTTGGGCACGTAAGTTGTTGGGCAATCCTGTTCCTCCCCCTGTGGCGCGGGGCCTGGGAGGGTCTGCCATTGCGGTTGCAGCACCATAAGAAGCTGCTTTGTGTCACACGTGCATGTGGCAAATGTTTTGAAGGGTTTCAgggttggttgttgttgttttgttttttgcaaGTAATGAAAttgcttcccccaccccactcccttGTAGTTCTGGCAGCTATATAA